The window CCAGCGCTTCTGCTTGTTCCTTCGTCGTGCAGATCACCACTCCCCCAAGTCCGTCGCTGTGTCCGTTGAGAAACTTCGTAGTCGAGTGCAATACCATATCGGCTCCGTGCTCGATAGGCCGCTGAAAATAAGGCGACATGAAGGTGTTATCTACAACCAGATCCACCCCTTTACGCCGTGTTATTTTCGCGATCGCCGCCAGGTCGCTGATCGACATCAGCGGGTTCGTTGGCGTCTCTACGTATACATATTTCGTGTTCTTGCGGATCGCGCCCTCGACTTGTGAAACCTGGGACGTATCCACATAGGTGAACTCCAGGCCGTAATTCGTAAGGATCTGGTTGAACAGCCGCGGCACACCGCCGTACACGTTATGCGAGCACACCAGATGCTCGCCCTTCTTCATCATGGTGCAGATGGCATTCACCGCTGCCATCCCGCTGGAGAAAACACGTGCCGCAGTGCCACCCTCCAACGCCGCCAGGCAGTCCTGTAGCCGATCTCGTGTAGGGTTGGTCACCCGGGCATATTCGTATCCCAGCTTCGGCTTCCCCAGTTCTTCCTGAACATAGGTGGACGTGGCGTAGATCGGCGGGCTGACCGCACCCGTCATCGCATCAGGTTCCGAACCGATATGGATAGCCGCAGTGGCAAAACCAATCTCTTTGTTGTGCTCTTTTGCCATTTTCTTTTACCCACAAAAAAGGGCGCGATCGCTGCGCGCCCGCGTCCTGTCTTCGTGACCGTTCGTGGTTAAATTCTTCAGTACGTCTCGAAGATATTCTTGGAAAGATATCGTTCCGCCGAATCCGGAATCACCGTTACTACCCGCTTCCCCTCCCCCAGCCGCTGCGCCACCTGCATGGCGGCAAACACGTTGGCGCCGCCGCTCGATCCCGCGAGTACGCCTTCTTTGCGGGCCAGTTGCCGCACCATCTCGAAGCCGTCGGGATCCTTCACCATGATGATTTCATCGGCCAAGCTGCCATCGTAGGTCTTGGGAATGAAGCTGACCCCGATGCCTTCAATCTTGTGATCTCCCGGCTGTCCCCCCGCTAGTATCGAACCCTGCGTCTCAACTGCGACGCCAAGAGCCTCTGGCAGCCGTTCCTTGACGTACCGAACTACTCCAGTAAAGGTTCCTCCCGTGCCAACGCCCAGCACCACCGCGTCGATCCGACCTTGCATCTGCTCGAAAATTTCTCGCCCCGTAGTTTCGTAGTGGTAATCGGGATTGGAAGGATTTTCAAACTGCAATGGCAGAAATGAATTTGGGATCTTGTTAGCCAGATCACGTGCCCGTTTAATCGCGCCCTGCATGCCTTCATCGTCTGGGG of the Terriglobales bacterium genome contains:
- the cysK gene encoding cysteine synthase A, whose protein sequence is MNIAEATRLRVAESVTELVGETPMLRLRRLAPRRAADIFAKLEYLNPGCSIKDRAAVGMIRNAETSGSLRPGSTIIEATAGNTGIGLALIGVNRGYRVILCVPQKFSKEKVLLMQALGAEVIRTPDDEGMQGAIKRARDLANKIPNSFLPLQFENPSNPDYHYETTGREIFEQMQGRIDAVVLGVGTGGTFTGVVRYVKERLPEALGVAVETQGSILAGGQPGDHKIEGIGVSFIPKTYDGSLADEIIMVKDPDGFEMVRQLARKEGVLAGSSGGANVFAAMQVAQRLGEGKRVVTVIPDSAERYLSKNIFETY
- a CDS encoding PLP-dependent aspartate aminotransferase family protein; the encoded protein is MAKEHNKEIGFATAAIHIGSEPDAMTGAVSPPIYATSTYVQEELGKPKLGYEYARVTNPTRDRLQDCLAALEGGTAARVFSSGMAAVNAICTMMKKGEHLVCSHNVYGGVPRLFNQILTNYGLEFTYVDTSQVSQVEGAIRKNTKYVYVETPTNPLMSISDLAAIAKITRRKGVDLVVDNTFMSPYFQRPIEHGADMVLHSTTKFLNGHSDGLGGVVICTTKEQAEALAFIQKSAGAILSPFECWLVLRGVKTLAVRMQKHNENGERVAEFLADHQKVKQVFYPGLPNHPQHELAKRQMSGFGALITFESGSLGNAKKLLRRVGPVCSLGESLGGVETLISHPATMTHAALGEKGRKAIGLTDGMVRISVGIEDVEDIIQDLNQALAGI